The Xenopus tropicalis strain Nigerian chromosome 1, UCB_Xtro_10.0, whole genome shotgun sequence DNA segment AAGCTCTGTAACTCATAGGCAGTCTAGAAATCAGAATCTGACAATTTACCAGCTAAAATtagccaagatcatgtagaagtcaatgggagatgtctcttcccttccaaAATGATCCTATTTTGCttagaaactttagaggtttttggatttttaactttgattttttgtgcaacaattcgaaaaagtagatATTTTGGTGCATCACATTCAgagtttcgcaacttttttgtgactttttcccgcactgacttcagactttttagtaaatgtcagacattggtgaaaattagtttattcaaatttttaaaaagaaaaaaatgaggaatgttagagttttagtaaatccacCCCTTAGTACTTTCATCTCAAGCATTCATCTAAAAAATATTCCATAATATGTAGTGAGGCCTCTTTCCTTTCATCCAAGCAAATGCTGATTATGTTTCAAATTCTTACTCTTTTAGTCAGTGTCTGTACAATACGCAAAAGCCCTTTTTTCTGGAAGAGAAATGTAAAGTATGGGGTCATGAATGTCATCATGACTCTGGATTTTTGATTGCACCCCATATCTAGACATATTTTTGGTATGTAGCTAAAATTGTACCAGACGGCCCGACCCTTTGAGTTATGTGTCTATGTAAGCGCAAATACAGGGCAACATATAGCGTTTGGAAAATGTAGGGTTGGGAGGGAAACAGATGTCCAGAACTCCCTCACGTTTGACTGAACATAAAAACTTTACATTACTTTGGATTTTTCTCCTAATATCAGTCTTTATGGGAGCAGTATACCTCCATATTCAACATAAATTCAATGAATTGCTGCACAGATAACCCCCGGTATAATGGACTTTCAGTTATCAGTAAAGAGCCAAAACAGTTAACAAGAATGAGAGatgggttgtttatacagagctcagtaTCTATAGTCAAGCTAACTCAACTATTGACAAAATaatatggagcagatttatcgAAATTCAAGattgctgcattttttcttgAATAGTCACAATTTATTAAAGTaaagaaaccatgaaaaaaacttggcaagtaaaagctgacAAGTTTCCAAAGAAGTCAACAGGAATgtattcctttattttattttttgccagtttattaaaacattcgaGATTTTAAGCCTCAGTACAGATGAATAGAACAATGTTATTTTCATTGCTTGCAAAAAACAACGGTGCTGGAATGAGCAATTTTTGAGCTTCCATTTTTTAGGACTGTGATCCCAAACTTAGTTTTATGGTGTTCCTATATCATAGTTGTTGCAGACACTGGGGCTTTAACTTTACTTACGTGAATGAGATGGAAACAAAATACAAGCAATTTCTCTGTAAATGAAGTGTGTGTCAATATAGGTTAAATAGGCAACATTTTGGTGTACATTAAGATACTGAGGAGCTGAATTATTTACAACTGAGGGTCGCAATTGGGTATATATTAAGGTTGGGGacgtattttaaaataattttgtggAAAGGtcattctttgataaatatgccccttattgtatGTTGTTACATGTTTGTATCATGTTGATAAACAGGAGTTGCTCTTTGGTGTGAAGCAGCAATAAGTTCTTTTAGTGATACTGTATTGTGGCAGCAACAATCTAATCTGTCATTCCAACACATTACAGACACGGTGCTTGATTATTCAGTACATTGGCACTAATATTGGCTTGATAGCCAGAGAGTCTATTTTAATAAGTAATTATGATACCACTGTATGTATTGATAACCAAGGAGGAGAGATCTGTACATGGTCCCTTTGGCATTATGCATTTTAGCCATTatccacattattttatttttctttaaagctttttttgtgtatataaCACTACAATATCCTGATTTCAGTTCAATATTCTTATCAGATCACGCAGTTAAAGATAGAGAACAATCCATTTGCTAAAGGATTTCGGGGAAGTGATGACATGGAGCTACACCGAATGTCCAGGATGCAGAGGTAACTTTTTTTCATGGTGCAGCTTGTTATTTTGAATTATGAAATGCTGGCATGTATGAATTACTTAATTTAACATTATATGACGCAGCATTTAGTTAAggtggtcgcacaaaagattgaaaatcgccacgtgcTTGGCCACCTTAAGGACCAGACTCAGttcagtaaaaaaaagttatctcatggttcaTTACATAAAAACTCTTacttcagttccagtttttttccaatagacttcaatagagttttcatatgataaatgataaacagtgagataagtttttctgaattgaattgcatctcaaattgaatcttggcCCATaggttttcacgtgataaaccataaaataacgtTTTCTCACTAAACTAAACCTGGCCCTAAGTTTCATTAATGAGGAACTGCCTTGCTACATCTAAGATAAGATGTGTGCTAATGTTCTAACAACAGCATATCACTAtgtttaacaaaaacaaataaaattatgTGTGTATCAAATTCAGGACAAGCCGAATCCAAACTTTTGTAGTCATGTGATTAGTCAGCTGATTGTGGCTGTTTTTGCTTTTTAGATGGTTTTAATTTTACTTAGGTTTAAATACTTAAATTGGGATTTGGATTCTGGTCATTATTTTGCCACAtcattttaacaaactttttatTTGCATTAACCCTCCCTCCACCGTGCTGCAAGTGACCTGTGTggatttggactttttttttctaaaaatttacAGTCAAAATAGGAaagcaaaaaataataaagaagatTGATAGCCTAACAGAATGCAGAATACTTCTCATTCAATTTTGTCATTGACCTATAATATTAACTACAATATGTACTACACACTCCAGATATCTGTAAACATTGTTATTATAAAGTTCTTAACACTCAATAACTAAATTTTGTCCTTTCTTTAGCAAAGAGTACCCAGTGGTCCCAAGGAGCACAGTCCGTCAGAAGGTGTCATCTAACCACAGCCCATTCTCTCAAGAAACACGCAATATTACAGGATCCTCCACCCTAAATTCCCAGTACCAGTGTGAGAATGGGGTCAGTAGCACCTCCCAGGATCTGCTGCCAACTTCCAATGCATATCCTTCCCTGCCCCATGAGTCTGGACCCATATATCACTGCACAAAGAGAAAAGGTAAGCATGTAAGATTGAGTTTAATGCAGTGTGCATGTTCAGTACTAAAACAGAAAAAGGACCCATTTCCTTCAGGATCAACTCTGTGTTATTACAATTTCTTTTACTTTACAGTGAaagttttggcttttttttatccTCCTCCTCAAAAAGTATGAACTCCTTTGCTTTAGACAACAATGCAATATGATTGAGTATcatatattaaattacattttgcttGGAAACAATGGCAAAAGTGTGTCAATGTTTGTCACAACTCATCCTTAGAACTGTGAGTCAACATAACACTCATTGACAGTTTCTCTTGGTTGTTTAATAATTTTCTTTCCCtttcaattaaaatgtttttgttttttttaatatagatagctggatagatagatagataaaggaaGCAGGTTGGCTCTGCCATATGTACTGCAAACATGTAGGCAAACATACTACACCACTGTTTGAGAAACTAGGTGCCAAAACATTCCTGAGTTGTAACAGTGCTGGCCTTCTTTGGCTATCCTGCCACTGCAGACGTAGCAACTGATGGTGCCAATGTCACCATTACAATGTTTTATATTACAAAAATGTTAACTCACAGTTTTGTGTCAAAAAGTATGTTCTGACCAGCAACCTAATTAAACTCCCATTTCTTTTCCTGCCTTAATATAAACAAAAGTTGCTTAGAGATTAAATAAAATATGCGTGGAGCCGTGCTTTTCTTCTCTTGCCTTGCACATACCTTGTGGCATGAAACTTTGACACCTGTAAAAACATAATAGAAGAAAAATAACAGAAGTGTAATAGTTAAGAATAGACCATATCAATAATTTCCATATTTGGCCAAATACAAAATTATATGGCAGgatacaaaatgaaaaccaacatCTAATTGGATATTACcatttgagaaaaataaatatttgcatcaGTGTAATGACCCTGAGGGTTTAGATCAAGTTCAGCTGAACCCTAAGGATTTGGTCAAATCTAAATCCTCAAAAAATGTCTTCGATTTGGCAAATCTCCAGTCAGGGCACAACTAATGGTACAGTATAATGTTTCAaactaatactgtatattaatcatAACATTGATGTATTATATTTCTATAGCAAGTGAAGAGCCAGCTGAGCATTCCTACAAGAAACCTTACATGGACACATCGCCAAGTGAAGAGGACCCTTACTATCGTTCTGGATACCCGCAACCTTCATCCTCTTCTTCCTCTACCACCTCCTTCCGCACAGAGTCTGCCCAACGACAGGCCTGCATGTATGCCAGTTCAGCACCTGCCACAGAGCCTGTACCATCCTTAGAGGACATATCTTGCAACAGCTGGTCTAGTGTGCCCTCTTACAGCAGCTGCACAGTGGGTGGAGGAATGCAGCCCATGGAGCGCCTCCCATATCAGCACTTCTCTGCTCACTTCACCTCTAGTTCCCTCATGCCCAGACTAAGTAATCATGCAGGTACACAGCCAAGTGATTCTCACTCCATGTTCCAACATCAGTCTTCTCACCAAGCAATTGTAAGGCAATGCAATCCTCAGTCTGGGTTACAACAAtcatcagctcttcaacccacgGAATTCTTGTACCCACACAGTGTTCCTCGGACCATTTCACCACACCAGTACCACTCTGTGCATGGGGTAAGTATGGTCCCAGACTGGAACGAAAACAGCTAACGGGACAGAAACTATGTCATTGTTGAAAGACCAATATGCTGGTTAGAGAGCCACTGAATGTGGACATAGGTTGGAAGGTGCAAGAATTTGTATACTGGAAACTTATTTCTTGATAACCTCAAAACGATTGATCCACTTTCTTCCTAAACTCTCTTGCTTTGTGATCCTGCATCGAATGATGAAGGACACAAGGTTGGTAACTGTTCCTAAAAGGATTCGCACTCAAAAAACACAGACCTCTCAAAACCTGTAGCTTTGCACTTCATGCAGTGGGCTAACACTATATTGTGGCCTCCTTGTGGAAGGACAAATAAAGCAAAAAGGAGGAGGAAAAGATGCACTTAATGTAAGCACCTACACAGTTCTGGTGTTTGCAGTGTATTACACAGTGTGTTGTAAGAGAATGGAACAGTCTATGTAAAATCAATGATGATGCTGTGTTTTTTGTCAAGGAGGACGTGGAAAGGTTGCTCTGGAGAGGAGCAGAGCTTGTAGTTAGATTCCTATACTTCAGCAAGTCTTCAGGAGTTGGGTACCCTTTAGGAAAGAGACCGATACAAATGGATATTAAATGTTCATTGGAAATCAGTTACTATAAAAGTGTACTCAGAATATAAAATGGGAGGAAAACAGATTAATGCATCAGTGATCTGTACTGTTTAATGATGATGGTTGCAGAGACCTCTACTTCAGTTTACCATAAAACAACAAATACAACCATTTCAGTATTTGATGCATGACAGCTTATATTATTGGAATGTTGTGGTTATTTGTTGTGtcgcttttttttgtttaaatgtaggGCCATTTAAATTGGAAAAAGATTACAGTTCCACATAGCTCTGTTGCTAATTCACTCAAAAAGAATATTTCATTTCAGTCAAAGACATTGGCTATTATCTACTGTGTACCAAGATCATCAAGAACATATGGCAATTGTACACATCATGGCAGTATACTTTCTCTTCTGCCACATAAGTAATTTCATGCCAGATACAATGTATTTGACAAAGAAACTAATTTAATTGAACCATGGTTCCAAGTAAAATCTTCCTTCCCACAATTGcccttttttgtaataaaacctgtaagttatttttaattattactttGTGACCCAGTTGTTAAATATCTATGATCCTTGGCTAAATATTTGGGAGGTCAACACTTGATCAACTGCAGCCATCCTACAACAGGCCTGAGCAATAGATCTATCCTG contains these protein-coding regions:
- the tbx5 gene encoding T-box transcription factor TBX5 isoform X2: MADTEEAYGMPDTPVEPEPKELQCEPKQDNQMGASSKTPTSPQAAFTQQGMEGIKVFLHERELWLKFHEVGTEMIITKAGRRMFPSYKVKVTGLNPKTKYILLMDIVPADDHRYKFADNKWSVTGKAEPAMPGRLYVHPDSPATGAHWMRQLVSFQKLKLTNNHLDPFGHIILNSMHKYQPRLHIVKADENNGFGSKNTAFCTHVFSETAFIAVTSYQNHKITQLKIENNPFAKGFRGSDDMELHRMSRMQSKEYPVVPRSTVRQKVSSNHSPFSQETRNITGSSTLNSQYQCENGVSSTSQDLLPTSNAYPSLPHESGPIYHCTKRKASEEPAEHSYKKPYMDTSPSEEDPYYRSGYPQPSSSSSSTTSFRTESAQRQACMYASSAPATEPVPSLEDISCNSWSSVPSYSSCTVGGGMQPMERLPYQHFSAHFTSSSLMPRLSNHAGTQPSDSHSMFQHQSSHQAIVRQCNPQSGLQQSSALQPTEFLYPHSVPRTISPHQYHSVHGVSMVPDWNENS
- the tbx5 gene encoding T-box transcription factor TBX5 isoform X1 encodes the protein MADTEEAYGMPDTPVEPEPKELQCEPKQDNQMGASSKTPTSPQAAFTQQVREGMEGIKVFLHERELWLKFHEVGTEMIITKAGRRMFPSYKVKVTGLNPKTKYILLMDIVPADDHRYKFADNKWSVTGKAEPAMPGRLYVHPDSPATGAHWMRQLVSFQKLKLTNNHLDPFGHIILNSMHKYQPRLHIVKADENNGFGSKNTAFCTHVFSETAFIAVTSYQNHKITQLKIENNPFAKGFRGSDDMELHRMSRMQSKEYPVVPRSTVRQKVSSNHSPFSQETRNITGSSTLNSQYQCENGVSSTSQDLLPTSNAYPSLPHESGPIYHCTKRKASEEPAEHSYKKPYMDTSPSEEDPYYRSGYPQPSSSSSSTTSFRTESAQRQACMYASSAPATEPVPSLEDISCNSWSSVPSYSSCTVGGGMQPMERLPYQHFSAHFTSSSLMPRLSNHAGTQPSDSHSMFQHQSSHQAIVRQCNPQSGLQQSSALQPTEFLYPHSVPRTISPHQYHSVHGVSMVPDWNENS
- the tbx5 gene encoding T-box transcription factor TBX5 produces the protein MADTEEAYGMPDTPVEPEPKELQCEPKQDNQMGASSKTPTSPQAAFTQQVREVIHIYVHEEMYAFKFYKRMTELLIKRAGRRMFPSYKVKVTGLNPKTKYILLMDIVPADDHRYKFADNKWSVTGKAEPAMPGRLYVHPDSPATGAHWMRQLVSFQKLKLTNNHLDPFGHIILNSMHKYQPRLHIVKADENNGFGSKNTAFCTHVFSETAFIAVTSYQNHKITQLKIENNPFAKGFRGSDDMELHRMSRMQSKEYPVVPRSTVRQKVSSNHSPFSQETRNITGSSTLNSQYQCENGVSSTSQDLLPTSNAYPSLPHESGPIYHCTKRKGKHVRLTEHSYKKPYMDTSPSEEDPYYRSGYPQPSSSSSSTTSFRTESAQRQACMYASSAPATEPVPSLEDISCNSWSSVPSYSSCTVGGGMQPMERLPYQHFSAHFTSSSLMPRLSNHAGTQPSDSHSMFQHQSSHQAIVRQCNPQSGLQQSSALQPTEFLYPHSVPRTISPHQYHSVHGVSMVPDWNENS